Part of the Streptomyces sp. NBC_00457 genome, GGCCCGTGGCGAGGAAGTGCACCAGCATGACCATGTGTCCGAGATGGCTGCGCATCAGCGTCTCGAAGAGCGAGGTGTAGTAGACGACGAAGGCGCTGCCGATGAACAGCACGCTCGCCACCACCGGATTCGAGATGAGCTTGACGTAGCGGCTGTGCAGGAGCTTCAGCAGCATCTCTCGCGGCCCGTCCGGTGAGCCCTTGGGAGCGGCGGGCAGCGCGCGCAGGGCGAGAGTGGCCGGCGCCCCCAGGACGAGCAGGATCGGCACCGACATGGCCAGGAGCATGTGCTGGCCCATGTGCACGCTGAACAGGACCTTGCCGTAGGTGTTCAGCCCGCTCATGGTCGCGAGCACGGTCAGCGCCAGGCCCAGCAGCCACGCGATCGTCCGCCCGACGGGCCAGTTGTCGCCGCGGGCGCGCAGCTTGCGTACGCCGGCCAGGTAGAGGAGCGCGGCGCCCGCGGTGCCGAAGGCGAACAGCGGGTCGAAGTGCCACTGCGTGAACAGCGGCGTCCACGGGAAGTCGCCGAGCGGTGGCGGAATCGGGAAGCCCAGCAGCTCCTCGGACGGCGACAGCGAGGCGTCACCCGCGCCCGGTGCGGGGGTGCGCGACAGGCCCACCGCGAGCCCCATCGCCGCCGCCATCAGCAGCAGTTCACCGGCCGCGAGCCGGACGAACGCCCGCCGCCTCCCCTCGGCGAGGGCGGGCAGGGTGCGGCGACGGTGCCAGTAGCCGATGCCGCCCAGCAGCGCGAGTGCCACCGCCTTCGTCAGCACCATCAGCCCGTACCGGCTGGTGAACACCTCAGTGAGGGACGGCAGTCGGACGGCGGCGTTGACGATGCCGCTGAGGCCGACCGCGAGCAGCGCCCACCCGGCGATCGGGCTGAACCGGCGGACCGCTGCGGTTGCCTGCTCCTCACGGCGCGCGGCGGCGACGAGCACGAAGACGAGGCCGCCGACCCAGACCGCGACCCCGAGCAGGTGCAGGGCGAGGCTGCTGACCGCGGCGTCATGGTTGCCGGCCGCCGAGGAGTGCCCGGTGAAGGCGGGCGGCAACAGTCCTGCCAGCGCGAGCACGAGTGCACACCGGGCCCAGCGGGCGCTGCCGATGCCTACGCACAGGGTGGCGATGACGCCTGCGGCTGCTGCGGTCAGGGCGTAGGAGCGGCCTTGGGCGTCGGTGGTGACGAAGTCCGCCACGATCGCGGGCGAGGAGATCTCGCCGACCGGCTGGGCGAACAGGTCGGACAGCGTGAACACCAGGACGGCGCCCGACGCAGCCGCCCACAGCCCAGCCGCGCAGGCAGCCCATGTGAGATAGCGGAGCTGTGCGGGGCCGAGGCGCCTGCCGCCGGGCAGCAGTACGACCACCAGCAGCAGCGCGCCGACGGTGGCCACGGCCGCCGCGTCCGTGAGAGTTCGGGCCACCGGCAGCCCCCACGCGGTCAGCGCGCCCGCGTCCGGAATCCCCGGGATCGCGGTGGCGGCACCACCGCCGGCCCATACGGCGATCAAGGCGACGGCGACACAGGCGCCTACCGCCACGGCCAGGACCAAAGGAAGTCGGGGCAGTCGGCCGGTACCGGCGGCCTTGGTGTCAGTCGCCATGGCCGGTCCGCCTCCGCCTCACCAGGTACGCGCCCACGGCTCCGGACGCGGCCAGCGCACCGGCCCCGGCGAGGACTGGCACGGTCGCGCCGGAGGATTGGTCATCGGCCCGGCCCGTCTCCGGCGACGGGGAGGCTGCGGTCTCCTGCTGGACCGTGGCCGATGGGCTCGGCGTCTGCGCGGTCTCCTTGACGGTGAAGGTGTACGAACCCGAGACGGGGTGCCCGTCGGCGGACACCACCCGGTAGCCGACCGTGTAACGGCCCGCGGGAGCACCGGTGTCGAGCGCGAGCGTGACGGTCTTGCCCTCGACCTGCGGCTCCCCCTCGGCGGCCGACGCTCCGTCCGCCCCCGTCACGGCGACCTTGGCGTACTTCTGGGTCATGGGGTCGCTGAAGGTCAGTGTCACGCGTGGGGGTAGCCCGGCGAGCGACGCGTCGGCCCCCGGGCTGCTGGTTTCCAGTTCGGTGTGGGCCGCGGCCTGCGGCGCGGTGACGGCCAGGGCCGCGAGGGCGGCGGGTACGACGAGGACACGTGCCGCCGTGCGGGCGGCACGCCGGTCGGTGACGTGCATGGTGTGGGACTTTCTGTCGTCCCCCGGCAGCACGGAGCCGCCGGGACGGGAGGACCGGCCCGCCGGGCGGTCCTCGCGTCGTGCCCGTCAGGGCAGGCAGGGACCGCCGATCGGCATCGGCCGGAAAAGGGCGAAGGGTGCAGCGGACGCACGCGCTCGGCGCGGCGGAGCCCTGCCCTCGTGCAGCCGCGCCAGCACCGCCGACCGCAGCGGCGCGCTGCTCTCCCGGAGCGTGACCTGCGGTCCGGTGCCATGGGCACGGCCGAGCAACGGCCAGACGAACAGCAGCAGTTGGCGTACGGCGGTCAGCAGCGGCCGGGACTGCCACAGCAACTGCTCCGTGACGCCCAGCAACCGGGCGGCGATGACCAGGGTGACCAGATGCCCGGCCAACAGCACACCGGCGGGCGGTCCGGCGTCCCCGCCGTGCTCGACCACGCCGGCCAGACCGCCCGGCACCGCGCCCCGGCCGGTCACGGCCTGGCAGGCACCGGGCAGCGCGTAGGCAACGTGGTAGGCGATCTGCGCTGCGGCGAGGACGCCGACCACCTGGCTGTCGGTCAGCCGACGCCGCGTCAGTACCGCCGCGCCCGGAACCGCCACGGCGGCGACCGCCGCGACGATGATCCACCGGGGCGCGTGACACTGGGACAGCGCATGTCCGGCCAGCGGCAGCAGCACGCACAGCACCGCGAGCACTCCGGCCCGCAGCCCGCGCAGCACCCCGGACGCCGGGGAGGCGGAGCCTGGCGGGCAGAGCGGTCGCATGAGGTCGAGCCTTCGGGAGTCCGTCGCGGGGGTTGGAGGCTGTGGGCACGGGCTGGAACACCGTACGCCTGGGCAGCGTACCCACCGCACGCCCGCGGCGGACCGCCGGGTGCCCCTCATCCCACCACCCTCCACCGATCGCACATTCCCGCAGGTCAGAGGCGTATTAACGGACATGACAAACGTCACCGGTGCAGCCTTTGCCGATTCGCTCACCGATGCGTCTCACTGCCACCGAGGCACCCGTCACGAGGGGCAAGGGGCACAGCGTGAGCGATCACGGACATGAGCACAGCGCGGGGCACGACCACGGCTCCGGGGGACACGCGGGGCACTCCCACGGCATCACCGCCGACGCCGACCGGCGCTGGCTGGGGATCGCGCTCGCGCTGATCACCACGTTCATGGCGGCCGAGGTCGTCGTCGGCGTCATGGCCCGTTCCCTGGCGTTGATCTCGGACGCGGCGCACATGCTCACCGACGCCGTCTCCATCGTGCTCGCCCTGATCGCGATGCGGCTGTCCGCCCGACCGGCCCGCGGCGGCTACACCTACGGCCTCAAGCGCGCCGAGATACTCTCCGCCCAGGCCAACGGCCTGACCCTGCTGCTGCTCGGCGCCTGGCTGGCGTACGAAGCCGTGGAGCGGTTGATCGACCCGCCCGAGGTCGAAGGCGGGCTGATGCTCGTCACCGCGCTCGCCGGCATCGCGGTGAACGTGGTGGCGACCTGGTGCATCTCCCAGGCCAACCGGTCCTCCCTCAACGTCGAGGGCGCCTACCAGCACATCCTCAACGACCTGTTCGCCTTCATCGGCACCGCGATCGCCGCGCTCGTCGTCGTACTGACCGGGTACGCCCGCGCCGACGCCATCGCCACGCTGGTCGTGGTCGCCCTGATGGTCAAGGCCGGGTACGGCCTGATGCGCGAGTCCGGTCGCATCTTCCTCGAGGCCGCCCCCGCCGACGTCGACCCCGACCGGCTCGGTGACGAACTCGTCGCCCAGCCTGCCGTCGTCGAGGTCCACGACCTGCACGTCTGGCAGATCACCTCCGGCCAGGCGGCGCTGTCCGCCCACGTCCTCGTCGAAACCGGCGGCGACTGCCACGCCGTACGCCGCGCCCTGGAGGAACGCCTTCGCCACGACTACGGCATCGACCACACCACGCTCCAGGTCGACCACGTCCCCGAACTGGTGCTCCAGGTCGGCGGTCCCGGTGAGACGGCCGACCTGGGGACGCACTGCGAGGATCCGCACGGTCCCGTGCACCGGAACGCGCCGCACGTCCACTGATTCCTGGCGGGGTGCCGCCGGGCTCCGGCGGCACCGCGCCTTTCATCCCGCCTTGGCGCCCCGCTGGGTGAGCATGTCGGCCATCAGGTCGATCTCCGCCTGCTGCCCGTCGACCATGGTCTGCGCCAGCCGTACGAGCTTGTCGTCGTCCGCCATCTTCACCGCGCCGCGCGCCATGTCGACGCCGCCCTTGTGGTGAGCGGTCATCAGCCGCAAGTAGAGGATCTCGGCGTTCTTCCCCTTGGCCTCGCGCAACTGGTCCAGCCGCGTGTTGGTGGCCATGCCGGGCATGAGCGAGCCGTCCTTCGCCTCGTACATCGCGCCGTGGCCCATCCACGTCATCGGCGTCTCGGTGGAGGACTTGTTCAGCTCCCACGCCTCCAGCCGGCCCAGCAGCATGCCGCGCTGGTTGGCCTGCGTGTTGATGACGTCGTACGCGAGGGTGCGCACCTCCTCGTCGTCGGTGCGGTCGCGGACGATGAACGACATCTCCACGGCCTGCTGGTGGTGCACGGCCATGTCCCGTGAGAATCCGGCCTCAACGGAATTGTCGCCAGGTGCGGACGCGTTCGCAGTGCCCTCAACCGCCCGCCACACGACGACGGCGGCTGCGACCGCCAACACGACACAGGCGAGGACGACGAGGGTGCGGCGGGTGACGGCCCCGGTCATGCGGCGATCCCTCCCGTGCAGGCGGCACCCGGCTCAGGGGTCTGCGCGCCCTGCACGTACTTGTCGAGGAACTTCTCCACCCGGGGGTCGGTGGCGGAGTCCACGCTCAGCTGCTTGCCCCAGGCGGACAGGACGATCGGCGACGACTGGTCGGCGAACGGGCTCATCAGCGTGTACGGGGTCTTGGTGACCCGGTCCTTGAGCGTGCTGACGTCGTTGTCCGCGGCCTTGTCGGTGTAGGTGATCCAGACCGCGCCGTGCTCCAAGGAGTGCACGGCGTTCGTCTCGCCGATCTCCTTGTCGTAGACGTCGCCGTTGCAGTTCATCCATGCCTGGTTGTGGTCGCCGCCGACACCCGGGGACATCTTGTAGTCGACCGGGGTGTTGACGTGCTTCTGGCTGAGGTCCTTGAAGGACTTCTCCCCCGCCACCGGCTTGGCGGCAGCGGCCTCCTCCGCGGCCTTCTCGCCCTGCGCCCGGTCGACGAGGTACCAGCCGCCTGCGACGACGCCGGCCACGATGACCCCGCTGCAGGTCCAGGTGATGATGCTGTTACGGCGTTCGCGCGCCGCCTGGGCGCGGCGCATCTCCTCCAGCTTGGCGCGGCGGGCGACGCGCTGTTCCTTGGCTCGGGAAGACCCCATGGCATGTCCTTGTCCCCACCGCGCGGGCAGGGCGCGGCGGTGCGATTCGAGCGGTCGAGGGCCTGCGCGCCCGTCAGGTGCGGGGGCAGGAGGGATCGGCGGGCACGACCCGATGCGCTTGGGCCGTGCGGTGTGCCCGGTCCTAGATCCGCTGAATCTGCAGGTGATGGATGCCTGGTGTGTGGACGAGAACGCCCGGTGCTCCGCGGGCGGGAGGAGAGTCCAGTGTCGGGACCGCGGTCGTCACGTCTGCCGACTGAGGTGACGGCACCGGCACGGAGGTGGTGGTGCCGGTGACGGCCTCGGCGGAGCGACAGTGCGCGTCGCCGGGCCCGTGCTCCGACTCGGGGCACTCGTGGCCGGCGGCCGAGCCGACAGCGGCGTCGGTGCGTACGACACTGTCCGGCGCGGAGGCGGCAGGCACGCGCAGCGTCGTGTCGGCGCTGTGGGCGCACACCGGGAGCACCCACATCAGCACGGCGAGCAGAGCGACACAGCGCAGCACGACAAGCGGGGTCGCGCGTCCTGTCGCGCCCCGGACGCCGTGGTACCGGTTGCTCATCGCCGCAGATCGTAGCCAAGCGGTGCCGGAGCCGGGGAGTTGAGCTTCAAATCGGGCCCGAGTCCATAGATTCAGGATTACCTGAATCCATGATTTCATGTACCGTCATGTCTGTGCTGAAACTCGCCTCCGACACCGACGCGCTGGCCCGCTTCGGCCGCGCGCTCGCCGACCCGATCCGCTGCCGCATCCTGCTCGCCCTCCGCGAGGCGCCCGCCCATCCGGCCGACCTCGCCGAGCGCCTGGAGATCTCCCGCACCCGGCTGTCGAACCATCTCGCGTGCCTGCGCGACTGCGGCATCGTCGTCACCGTCCCCGTAGGCCGACGCGTCCGCTACGAGCTGGCCGACGCCCGCCTCGGCCACGCCCTGGACGACCTGCGCGGCGCCGTAGTGGCCGTCGAGGCCGACCGGACCTGCCCGGACGCCGACGAGAAGGACTGCTGCTGATGGCGGTGCAGATATCCGTCGGACCCGCCCCGCAGCGCCGCACCCAACTCGCCCGGCGTATACGGCTCCTGGTCGCCGCCACCATCACCTACAACGTCATCGAGGCGTTCGTCGCGATCACCGCCGGTACGATCGCCTCCTCCACCGCCCTGATCGGCTTCGGCCTGGACTCCGTCATCGAGGTCTCCTCGGCCGCGGCCGTCGCCTGGCAGTTCTCCGCCCGCGAGCACGCCGTCCGCCAGGCGCGCGAAAAGACCACCCTGCGGATCATCGCCGTCTCCTTCTTCGCGCTCGCCGCCTACGTCACCGTCGACTCCGGCCGCGCCCTGACCGCCGCCCGCGAGGCCGCGCACTCCACCCCGGGCATCGTGCTCGCCTCCCTGTCCCTCGCGGTGATGCCGTTCCTGTCCGCGGCCCAGCGCAAAGCCGGGCGTGAACTCGGCTCGGCCTCGGCCGTGGCGGACTCCCAACAGACCCTGCTGTGCACATACCTGTCCGCAGTCCTGCTCGCCGGGCTGCTCGCCAACTCCCTCCTCGACTGGTCCTGGGCCGACCCGGCCGCCGCCCTGATCATCGCCGCCGTCGCGGTCAAGGAAGGACGCCAGGCATGGCGGGGCGAGGCCTGTTGCTCCGTGCCGGTCGGTCTCGCCGAGGCAGCGGGGCGGGAGACGGGCGACCGGGAGGGCTGCGGATGCGGCCCGGGCTGCTCGTGCCGCGGGCCGCAGAAGGAGGTGGACGAGCGATGACCGGCTGGGCCTGGGCGGCACTCGCGCTCTACGGGGCGTGGCTGATCGCGGCCTTCGGAATCCGCACGCTGATCCAGCGCCGGCGTACTGGCGACGCCGGCTTCCGCGGCCTGTCCGGCACTCCCGGCTCAGCCGCCTGGTGGGCCGGAGTGCTGTTCGCCGTGGCGCTGCTCGGCGCCGTAGCCGCACCAGCCGCGACCCTGGCGGGCGTGCCCGTCCTCGTCGAGGAGACTCCTGCGGTGTACGGCACCGGTGCGGCGATCGCCGTGCTCGGCGTGGCCGGCACGCTGATGGCACAGGGAGCCATGGGCGCCTCATGGCGCGTCGGCGTGGATCCCGACGAGCGCACCGCACTGGTCACCGGCGGCCTCTTCGCGTACGTCCGGAACCCCATCTTTACCGCGATGGGTGTCACCGGCCTCGGACTCACGCTGATGGTCCCCAACATCCTGGCGCTCGCCTCCCTCGCCGCCCTGATCGTCGCGGTCGAATTGCAGGTCCGCGTGATCGAGGAGCCCTACCTCCAGGCGACCCACGGGGCGGCCTACCTCACCTACGCGGCCCAGGCCGGGCGCTTCGTCCCCGGTGTCGGGCGACTGCAGATCCGGGGCGACGAAGCCGGGGCGTAGCACTGCGCAGATCTCAGTGCCCGCTTCTCAACCTCCGGTATGGACCCGCCAACTGCGCCCGCACAGCGGGAACGAGGTCAGCGTCACCCAACCTCTGCACACCAGCGTGCGACACCATCCGCCATGACAGAAGGATGGGGAATCGGCAGCCGAGCACACGTGGTGGTTCCTGCCCGTCCGCGGCCGGGATCGGGGCCGGTGCGGGGCGCCGACGCGACCTGTGCACCGGCGTCCCGCACTCAAGCATCACGAGCCTTGGATCATTTTCTTGATCTCAGGCAGCTTCGTGTCGGAGTCGACGTTGACGAAGATGACGTCATCAGACGCCTGTTCCAACCCGATAGCAATGCTGGGATCCACTCCCTCAATCGCATAGGCGGTCGTCGAGGTTGGCGTCGCCTGACCGTCGCTGTCATCGCTCGGCGTGTCGTCGCACGGCGGAAGGGTGGCGGCACCGAGCTTGTTCCCGAGGGTGAAGCCCCTGACCTCTGCGCCCGAGTACGTGCGGTTCTGGTACTCGGCCCGGTACGCGCAGGACGACGCAGACTCGCCGCCGTCGCTGTCGCTCGACGAGGTGCAGGCGACGGACATGGTGACCAGGACTGCCGACAGCAGCGTCCACACGGATCCGGTCCTGCCGATCGGGAGTGCGGCTTTCATCGGTACGCCTCCTCTTGGAGCGTCTGCTCCAGTTCAGTAGATGCTGCGGAGGCCGAGCACATCACCCTTGCCGAGCGTCCTGGCCCTCGTCGAGCACTCGATCGAGTTCCCGAACATGGTGAGGTTGTTGTGCGCCCCGTAGATGTCTTTCAGTCCGAAGATGTGCCCGGCCTCATGAGTACCGACGCTGCGGATGTCGTATTTGTTCGAGCAGTTGGCAGCCGGCTTGTTCGTGAAGTCGAAATCGTGGGTGTTGAAGCGGACGTCAGCCTCGCGCAGGTCGTTCTTGACGCCGGGCGTTGGCCAGGTACGCGAGCAGGTAGCGGCGACGGTGCCGTTCCCGAGATTGCCCGCGTCCCACGTGCTCAGCCCGTCGAAGCCGGTGCACGTGTTGCTGGAGTTGATGTCCCCTTCACGGGTCGTGTAGGCCAGGAAGTTGGCCTTGTGCGCGCCGACCTGGTCGCTGTAGCCGCAGTTGTTGCTGCTCTCGGTGATGTTGTCGAGCGCCTCGTAGAACGACCACAGGGCGTCGTTCTTGGACAGCCCTCCGGGCAGGCCGCCGTCACCGATGTACCAGTTGTAGGTGCCGTACTCTTTCTGGTCTTTCGTCGCGTACGTTCCGTCGCTGCACGCGCCGGGAGCGGCGGCCGCGTCCACGTCCGCAATCTCGGCCTCGGCGCTGGCATCGGACGCGTCCGCATCCGTGCTGTCCGACTCCTGCGACAGGTCGCCCGTCGTCTCAACCGGGTTCGACAGGACATCGGGTACGTCGGAGCCCGCGGTGGAGGTGTCCACACTGGCACTGGTCAGGTCGTAGGAGACCACGCCGCTGGAGGTGACCTCCAGTGTGAATCCGTGAGACGTGCCGTCCGCGGCCAGCGCGTCGACGCTCACGGCGGTATTGGGTTCGGGCACCGTCAAACCGGTGCCGTCGTACGTGACCACGCGCCCCACTGCATCGCACAAGATCACAGACGAGCCGGCGGGCAGCTCGCCAATGGTCAGCTCCCCTTCCGAAAGCTCACAGACGTCTGGCCCTGCCACGGCAACGTTCGCGCTGCCGGCGACCGCCGACAGCGAACCCGCGAGCGCGAAAGCCGTGATCGCTCTTCCTATGAGTCCTGGGTTACGCCCAGCCACTCTCCACCCCCCGTATCCTCCCGCTTGTGCGGGAATTGAACAGATCCGGAAGAGCGTAGCCGTCAAATCATCACAAAAACTGTCTGGTTAGAGACAAAATAATCTTGCTCCGTATGGCTAATTTTCGACTGGCACATGCCTCGAACTCGCCAGCGACCGGGCTAGGCGCAGCCCGGCGGTTTCTCCTCGGTCGGTACGAACTGCATCGTGGGCATCCCGACGGCGTCGAAGTTGGCGGTGTCCGGGCCGATCAGAGTCATGTAGCCGGCGAGTCTCTGACTGTCCTGCGAGGGCGGCTCCCCCTTGACCTGCTCGACACCGGGGAACACGGAGTCCAGAACCCACCAACGGCCCCCGAATTTCACCCACTTGATCCCGCAGCGCGTATAGATGTCGTACGGATACGGCTTGTGCTGCTCGGGCTCCGCCGGCCCTTCTTGCCACTTGTCCTTCGCGACGGTGCGGGCGGGCAGGGTGGGGCCGGTGTACCCCTCGTCATCCGGGTTGTCGGACGAGGACGAGCAGCCGGAGAGCAACAGCCCCGCACTCAGGAGCAGGACAGCGGCTTGGTACGACATTTTCATGTACCTCAGACGCTGCGGACGCATGTTCCGTTCGATCCCTGCGGGCCTCAACAGCTGCGGCGGCCCAACGTGGAGAGCCCGCGCCGATGCGTATCCTCGTGGTGCTGACCTGCGGCATCGAGGTGGAGAAACAGGCACCACGGATGCAGGACCGCTTCCCCGTTGACCCGGATCCCCGTCGCGTCTCGCCGCAGAGTCCGCGCCGAACGCGGGTTCGGTGAGCCCCGGTTGCTCTAGGCGCAACAGCACCGTGCCGGTTACGGTGCCTGCGGCCCACGTCTGTGACGAGCCGGACGTTCCAGGTGATCGCAGCCACGCCCGGAGCCATATCCGTTTCGCCTGCGTGCCACAACGAGCGGAGAGGGCCCGAGGGGAATCGCGGTCTTCAGCAGCAGTTCTTCGCTTCGGCGTCGACGCAGGTACGGTCGGTCTCGACGGCGACCACGGCGGTGCGCAGGTCGTCCAGGGCGTGGCCAAGGCGGGGGTCGGCCAGCTCGTAGCGGGTGCGGCGACCGTCGGGCACGGTGACTACCAGGCCGCAGTCGCGCAGGCACGCCAGGTGGTTCGACAGCCGGGTGCGCGAGACGCCGAGGGCGTCGGCGAGGTCGGCGGGGTAAGCGGGGGCGTCACGGAGGGCCAGCAGGATGCGGCAGCGGATCGGGTCGGCGAGCGCGCGGCCGAACCGGGCCAGCACCTCGATGTCGGAGGCAACAGTCAGCACACCACGACCATACAGGACTTCCTGAATTCAGACAGTCGTGTATGCCTCGAGGGTGCATGTGTGGCCCGACCTCCCGTACGGCTCGGGCGGGCGCGTGAGGACCACGCCCTGGACACCATGGCCGGAGGTGACGGACGCGGGCACAACACGGTGCCGTAGCTCAACTTCCTGCAGGAAGGCGGAGTTCCACCTCACAGAACAAGGCGCCCGGCCGGGAAAGCCCAGCCGGGCGCCTGCATGGGATTGCTCTGCCGGATCAGAAACATCGGTTCAACGCCGGTTCGGAATGCAGGCGCATTTCTGTTACGCCGTGCCGGGTGCGATTCCCGACAGGTCCGCGGTGTGCGTGCGGCCATGCGGGTCGGGGCAGTGCGGGCGGGGCTCGGCATCGTTCCGCTTGGCCGGTGCGTGGTCGACCTGCAGGGTGAGGTGCTCGATGCCGTACTGGTCGTGCAGCATGTGCTCGACGTCGGCGCGCACGTCATGACACACGGCCTCGGGCCGTACCAGGATGTGCGCCGACAGCGCCGGGTAGCCGGAGGTCACCTCCCAGATGTGCAGGTCGTGCACCTCGACGACGTGCTCGAGCGCGGCCGTCCGGGCGCCGACCTCGTCGGGGTCGAGGCCGGCAGGTGCGGCCTCCATGAACACCCGGCCGGAGTCGCGCACCAGCCCCCAGCCGGCCTTGACCATCAGAGCGGCCACGAGCAGGGCTGAGATGGCGTCCGCCCGGGCCCAGCCGGTGAGCCAGACCACCAGGCCGGCAGCGGTCGTGCCGATGAAGGCGAAGAGGTCGTTGAGCAGGTGCTGGAAGGCACCCTCGACGTTGAGCGAGGACCGGTTGGCCTTGCTGACCAGCCAGGTGGCGACGATGTTCACGGCGATACCGGCCACGCCGGTGACCACCACGTACAGCCCTTCGACCTCGGGGGGTTGGATGAGGCGGTGGATCCCCTCGTACACGAAGTAGACCGCGAGCAGCAGCAACGTGAGGCCATTGACCTGGGCGGATACGATCTCGGCGCGCCGTAGGCCGTAGGTGAACCCGCCGCGCGCCGGACGGGCCGCGATCCGCATGGCGACCAGCGCGAAGACGAGGGCCATGGCGTCGGTGAGCATGTGCCCCGCGTCCGAGATCAGCGCGAGTGACTGCGCGAGGACACCGACGACCACCTCGATGGCCATGAAGCCGACGATCAGTACGAGGGCTCCGGTGAGGTAGCGCCGGTCGGCGTCGGCGCTCACACCGCGCTGATGGCCGTGCGCGTGCGTCTGTGTATGTGCGTCTGGGTCATGGGTGCCCATGGGGTCTCCCTGTTCTCGGTCGGTGTCACAGGTCGTTGGTGGTACGCCGATGTCACAGGTCGCCGGTGTGGTCCGCGTCCGACGCGGTATGGCTGTCGCTCGGCCTGCATGCAGCCTTCAGCAGGTCGCCCAGCGCGTGGCCGAGACGGGTGTCGCTCAACTCGTAGCGCAGTCGGCTGCCTTCGGGGACAGCGACCACCAGACCCTGCTCGCGCAGCGCGGACAGATGCCCGGCGAGCACCGAGCCGTCGAGGCCGGTGCGGTCGGTGAGGTCGGCGGCGTCCGCGGGCGCACACCGCAACGCGAGTACGAGTCGGCATCGTTCGGGATCGGCGAGGGCACGACCGAAGTGGGTGAGCACTTCGGCCTCTCCGGCAGCTTTCAACATGGAACGAGAGTACAGGACATCCTGAATTCAAAGGAAGGTGGATTCACTCGCTCGTGGATCGATGGGGTGGCTGGGGTTCCTCTGCACCCCGGACAGAGCCTGTGGTGCCCGCTGCTCGAACTGACGCTGACTCAGCTCACGCCGTGCCGGAGATCGTTGTTCGCGGTCGTCCTCAGCACTGTTCATCGCGCGTTCGGTTTCTCCCTCGAAACTCAACTGTCCCCCCACATCAGTTGAAGGAGAGGCTTCACGATGACGGACAGACACAGCGAAGATCCTGAGTACTCGGCGATCTCTCGGCGACGTTTAGTCAAG contains:
- a CDS encoding peptidase M10, producing the protein MVTYDGTGLTVPEPNTAVSVDALAADGTSHGFTLEVTSSGVVSYDLTSASVDTSTAGSDVPDVLSNPVETTGDLSQESDSTDADASDASAEAEIADVDAAAAPGACSDGTYATKDQKEYGTYNWYIGDGGLPGGLSKNDALWSFYEALDNITESSNNCGYSDQVGAHKANFLAYTTREGDINSSNTCTGFDGLSTWDAGNLGNGTVAATCSRTWPTPGVKNDLREADVRFNTHDFDFTNKPAANCSNKYDIRSVGTHEAGHIFGLKDIYGAHNNLTMFGNSIECSTRARTLGKGDVLGLRSIY
- a CDS encoding ArsR/SmtB family transcription factor, which encodes MLTVASDIEVLARFGRALADPIRCRILLALRDAPAYPADLADALGVSRTRLSNHLACLRDCGLVVTVPDGRRTRYELADPRLGHALDDLRTAVVAVETDRTCVDAEAKNCC
- a CDS encoding cation diffusion facilitator family transporter, with amino-acid sequence MGTHDPDAHTQTHAHGHQRGVSADADRRYLTGALVLIVGFMAIEVVVGVLAQSLALISDAGHMLTDAMALVFALVAMRIAARPARGGFTYGLRRAEIVSAQVNGLTLLLLAVYFVYEGIHRLIQPPEVEGLYVVVTGVAGIAVNIVATWLVSKANRSSLNVEGAFQHLLNDLFAFIGTTAAGLVVWLTGWARADAISALLVAALMVKAGWGLVRDSGRVFMEAAPAGLDPDEVGARTAALEHVVEVHDLHIWEVTSGYPALSAHILVRPEAVCHDVRADVEHMLHDQYGIEHLTLQVDHAPAKRNDAEPRPHCPDPHGRTHTADLSGIAPGTA
- a CDS encoding ArsR/SmtB family transcription factor; its protein translation is MLKAAGEAEVLTHFGRALADPERCRLVLALRCAPADAADLTDRTGLDGSVLAGHLSALREQGLVVAVPEGSRLRYELSDTRLGHALGDLLKAACRPSDSHTASDADHTGDL